One Stenotrophomonas oahuensis genomic region harbors:
- the fliN gene encoding flagellar motor switch protein FliN, with translation MNDIETNEPAAAQFSDLHAEDAGAPDLNLDVILDVPVTLSLEVGRARLPIRNLLQLNQGSVVELERGAGESLDVFVNGTLIAHGEVVVINDRFGVRLTDVVSPSERIRRLR, from the coding sequence ATGAACGACATCGAAACCAACGAACCGGCCGCCGCCCAGTTCTCCGACCTGCATGCCGAAGACGCCGGTGCACCGGATCTGAACCTGGACGTCATTCTGGACGTGCCGGTGACCCTGTCGCTGGAAGTCGGCCGCGCCCGCCTGCCGATCCGCAACCTGCTGCAGCTCAACCAGGGCTCGGTGGTCGAACTGGAACGCGGTGCCGGCGAATCGCTGGACGTGTTCGTCAACGGCACCCTGATCGCCCACGGCGAAGTCGTGGTCATCAACGATCGTTTCGGCGTGCGCCTGACTGACGTGGTCAGCCCCAGCGAACGGATCCGGAGACTGCGTTGA
- the fliM gene encoding flagellar motor switch protein FliM gives MNDLLSQDEIDALLHGVDSGAVETKDEGIPPGEARNYDFASQDRIIRGRMPTLEMVNERFARLWRIGLFNLIRRSAELSVRGIELIKFNDYMHSLYVPTNLNLIRFKPLRGTGLIVFEPTLVFAIVDNFFGGDGRYPTRIEGREFTATEMRVIHLLLKQTFADLREAWAPVMDVELEYINSEINPHFANIVTPREYVVVCRLHVELDGGGGDIHVTLPYSMLEPIRELLDAGIQSDRNDRDESWGVMLREQLNIAEVTLSSVLASKRMSLRELTRLKVGDILPIDLPNQVPVCIENIPVFTGQFGIANGMNAVKITATHPPGTRPRVPVIQEDPQ, from the coding sequence ATGAATGACCTGCTTTCCCAGGACGAGATCGATGCCCTGCTGCATGGCGTCGACTCGGGCGCGGTCGAAACCAAGGACGAAGGCATCCCGCCCGGCGAAGCCCGCAATTACGACTTCGCCAGCCAGGACCGGATCATCCGCGGTCGCATGCCGACCCTGGAAATGGTCAACGAACGCTTCGCCCGCCTGTGGCGCATCGGCCTGTTCAACCTGATCCGCCGTTCGGCCGAACTGTCCGTGCGCGGCATCGAACTGATCAAGTTCAACGATTACATGCACTCGCTGTACGTGCCCACCAATCTGAACCTGATCCGTTTCAAGCCCTTGCGTGGCACCGGCCTGATCGTGTTCGAACCCACCCTGGTGTTCGCCATCGTTGACAACTTCTTCGGCGGTGACGGGCGCTACCCCACCCGTATCGAAGGCCGCGAATTCACCGCCACCGAAATGCGCGTCATCCACCTGCTGCTCAAGCAGACTTTCGCCGACCTGCGCGAAGCCTGGGCACCGGTCATGGACGTCGAGCTGGAATACATCAACTCGGAAATCAACCCGCACTTCGCCAACATCGTCACCCCGCGCGAGTACGTCGTGGTGTGCCGCCTGCATGTCGAACTTGACGGCGGTGGCGGCGACATCCACGTCACCCTGCCGTACTCCATGCTCGAGCCGATCCGTGAACTGCTCGACGCCGGCATCCAGAGCGATCGCAACGACCGCGATGAAAGCTGGGGCGTGATGCTGCGCGAGCAGCTCAACATCGCCGAGGTCACCCTCTCCAGCGTGCTTGCCAGCAAGCGCATGAGCCTGCGTGAGCTGACCAGGCTGAAAGTCGGCGACATCCTGCCCATCGACCTGCCCAACCAGGTTCCGGTGTGCATCGAGAACATTCCGGTGTTCACCGGCCAGTTCGGCATCGCCAACGGCATGAACGCCGTCAAGATCACCGCGACCCACCCTCCGGGCACCCGCCCGCGCGTACCCGTCATCCAGGAAGACCCGCAATGA
- a CDS encoding flagellar basal body-associated FliL family protein, whose amino-acid sequence MELPLVAAAADKTKKSADKDKAAKPRSPLLISALIAVLAAGAAGGGVWYFTQSHDEKAPAKKAAAKPAVPAPAQYFGLEPPFVVNLSSSFDGPRYLQVEVQLMTRDPAALEALKLHAPAIRAKLLMLFSQVEPAQIADRAGKEKLQADSLAEVQKLMKAETGNNSVDELLFTSFVTQ is encoded by the coding sequence ATGGAGCTTCCCCTCGTGGCCGCAGCCGCTGACAAAACCAAGAAATCCGCCGACAAGGACAAGGCCGCCAAGCCGCGCAGCCCGTTGCTCATCAGTGCCCTGATCGCCGTCCTCGCCGCCGGTGCCGCCGGTGGCGGCGTCTGGTACTTCACCCAGAGCCACGACGAGAAGGCCCCCGCCAAGAAGGCCGCCGCCAAGCCCGCCGTGCCGGCCCCCGCCCAGTACTTCGGGCTCGAGCCCCCGTTCGTGGTCAACCTCAGCAGCAGCTTCGACGGCCCGCGCTACCTGCAGGTCGAAGTCCAGCTCATGACCCGCGACCCCGCCGCCCTGGAAGCCCTCAAGCTCCACGCCCCCGCCATCCGCGCCAAGCTGCTCATGCTGTTCTCGCAGGTCGAGCCCGCCCAGATCGCCGACCGCGCCGGCAAGGAAAAGCTCCAGGCCGACTCCCTGGCCGAGGTGCAGAAGCTGATGAAGGCCGAGACCGGCAACAACAGCGTCGACGAACTGCTGTTCACCAGCTTCGTCACCCAGTAA
- a CDS encoding flagellar hook-length control protein FliK, whose product MSPTLLAGSAPSAGTSTSSTSAGSSNSASGGTGGRQDFDALLKGGKDSARAPEASAKPKPKSTDSSQSKDDTTAAKDPSGKRSTDKPGHADETSSDATVPATASAEASSPAEPATGDEADAAPWPPLGLAGLALTGLVPAATDAQAAAAASTPVVADTLLAGKADNLPTANTPAPATGGPTTAAPAVNAAAASADAGPIALPLDAAANDEIALPKALADALSAGATDADAPATPFLHALQTAAELKSGAASTPFAGSPTATPHVGGESFDEDISARIGWLADQKIGHATIKVTPHDLGLIEVRLQMDGDKVHASFSSAHADVRHALESTLPRLREMLNDQGFQLGNADVGHQQTAQDGKSGGGGSERSGIGGGDEPAMVDTTISSAQLMRQRGLVDAYA is encoded by the coding sequence ATGTCCCCCACCCTGCTCGCCGGCAGCGCCCCTTCCGCCGGCACCAGCACCAGCAGCACCTCCGCCGGCAGCAGCAACAGCGCCAGCGGCGGCACCGGTGGCCGCCAGGACTTTGACGCCCTGCTCAAAGGCGGCAAAGACAGCGCACGCGCGCCCGAAGCCTCGGCCAAGCCGAAGCCCAAAAGTACCGACAGCAGCCAGAGCAAAGACGACACGACCGCTGCGAAAGACCCCAGCGGCAAGCGCAGCACCGACAAGCCCGGCCACGCCGACGAGACGTCCAGCGACGCCACCGTCCCCGCCACCGCAAGCGCAGAGGCCAGTTCCCCCGCTGAGCCCGCCACCGGTGACGAGGCCGATGCCGCACCCTGGCCCCCGCTCGGCCTGGCCGGGCTGGCCCTGACCGGCCTGGTCCCCGCCGCCACCGATGCGCAGGCCGCCGCTGCCGCCAGCACGCCCGTCGTTGCCGACACGCTGCTGGCCGGCAAAGCGGACAATCTGCCGACCGCGAACACGCCTGCGCCCGCAACCGGCGGCCCCACCACCGCAGCGCCAGCGGTCAATGCCGCTGCAGCCAGCGCCGACGCCGGCCCGATCGCCCTGCCCCTGGACGCCGCCGCCAACGACGAGATCGCCCTGCCCAAGGCACTCGCCGATGCCCTGAGCGCCGGTGCGACCGACGCCGACGCCCCCGCCACCCCGTTCCTGCACGCCCTGCAGACCGCCGCCGAGCTGAAGAGCGGTGCCGCCAGCACCCCGTTCGCCGGCAGCCCCACCGCCACCCCGCACGTCGGCGGCGAGTCGTTCGACGAAGACATCAGCGCCCGCATCGGCTGGCTGGCCGACCAGAAGATCGGCCACGCCACCATCAAGGTCACCCCGCATGACCTCGGCCTGATCGAAGTCCGCCTGCAGATGGACGGCGACAAGGTCCACGCCAGCTTCAGCAGTGCCCACGCGGATGTTCGTCATGCTTTGGAAAGCACCCTGCCCCGGCTGCGGGAAATGCTGAATGACCAAGGCTTCCAGCTCGGCAATGCGGATGTGGGTCATCAGCAGACGGCGCAGGATGGGAAGTCTGGTGGTGGTGGCAGTGAGCGTAGTGGGATCGGGGGTGGCGATGAGCCGGCGATGGTGGATACCACGATCAGTTCGGCGCAGTTGATGCGCCAGCGCGGATTGGTGGACGCGTACGCGTAA
- the fliJ gene encoding flagellar export protein FliJ, whose translation MIQSKRIDPLLKRAQDHEDAVARDLAERQRVLDTHLARLEELRRYAEEYANAQMAATSPAQLLNRRAFLDRLDSAVAQQSQTVDSNREKVEAERARLILASRDKAVLEQLAASYRAQEKVLVDRRDQREMDDIGARRSRQTQNEDAESGGTP comes from the coding sequence ATGATCCAGTCCAAGCGCATCGACCCGCTGCTGAAGCGGGCCCAGGACCATGAAGACGCCGTCGCCCGCGACCTGGCCGAACGCCAGCGCGTGCTCGACACCCATCTGGCCCGTCTGGAAGAACTGCGTCGCTACGCCGAGGAATACGCCAACGCGCAGATGGCCGCGACCAGCCCCGCACAGTTACTCAATCGCCGCGCGTTCCTCGACCGGCTCGACAGCGCCGTCGCCCAGCAAAGCCAGACCGTGGACAGCAACCGCGAAAAGGTCGAGGCCGAGCGCGCCCGCCTGATCCTGGCCAGCCGCGACAAGGCCGTGCTTGAACAGCTTGCCGCCAGTTATCGCGCCCAGGAAAAGGTCCTGGTAGACCGTCGCGACCAGCGCGAGATGGACGACATCGGTGCCCGTCGCAGCCGTCAGACCCAGAATGAAGACGCCGAATCCGGAGGTACCCCGTGA
- a CDS encoding FliI/YscN family ATPase: protein MNTEPLPPPPADWAAARNLRLAARLDGIKPDATHGRGLIREGVLRRAVGLTLEAVGCESPMGASCKVEVAGGAWVDAEVVGFAGERTYLMPSAELHGLLPNARVVPVLGRGGVEVGEGLLGRVIDSDGVPLDGKGPIRAEGTVGMAGVAINPLAREPITQPLDVGVRAINALLPIGRGQRVGLFAGSGVGKSTLLGMMTRYTSADVIVVGLIGERGREVRDFVESTLGEEGLRRAVVVASPADRPPLARLHGAYRATAIAEWFRDQGLNVLLLMDSLTRFAQAQREIGLSVGEPPTTRGYPPSVFAKLPALVERAGNGAKGRGSITAFYTVLTEGDDPQDPIADAARAILDGHILLSRRVADSGLYPAIDVESSVSRVVTEIADEPWRLRIRKLKRLVSAYSANRDLIAIGAYQRGNDPATDEALERWSEIVEFLGQDVGKAADLPHSQAALKQLVERETQA from the coding sequence ATGAACACCGAACCCCTGCCCCCGCCGCCGGCCGACTGGGCCGCCGCCCGCAATCTGCGCCTGGCAGCCCGGCTCGACGGGATCAAGCCCGATGCCACGCATGGTCGCGGCCTCATCCGCGAAGGCGTGCTGCGCCGCGCGGTCGGCCTCACCCTGGAAGCGGTCGGCTGCGAATCGCCGATGGGAGCCAGCTGCAAGGTCGAAGTGGCCGGTGGTGCCTGGGTCGATGCCGAAGTGGTCGGTTTCGCCGGCGAACGCACCTACCTGATGCCCAGTGCCGAACTGCACGGCCTGCTGCCGAACGCCCGCGTGGTGCCCGTACTGGGCCGCGGCGGTGTTGAAGTCGGCGAAGGTCTGCTCGGCCGGGTGATCGACAGCGACGGCGTGCCGTTGGACGGCAAGGGCCCGATCCGCGCCGAGGGCACCGTCGGCATGGCCGGCGTGGCGATCAATCCGCTGGCCCGCGAGCCCATCACCCAGCCGCTGGACGTCGGCGTCCGCGCGATCAACGCGCTGCTGCCGATCGGCCGGGGCCAGCGTGTCGGCCTGTTCGCCGGTTCCGGCGTCGGTAAATCCACCCTGCTCGGCATGATGACCCGTTACACCTCGGCCGACGTGATCGTGGTCGGACTGATCGGCGAACGTGGCCGCGAAGTCCGTGATTTCGTCGAAAGCACCCTGGGCGAAGAAGGCCTGCGCCGCGCCGTGGTGGTTGCCAGCCCGGCCGACCGGCCACCGCTGGCGCGCCTGCACGGTGCCTACCGCGCCACCGCCATCGCCGAATGGTTCCGCGACCAGGGCCTGAACGTGCTGCTGCTGATGGATTCGCTGACCCGCTTCGCGCAGGCACAGCGCGAAATCGGCTTGTCGGTCGGCGAGCCGCCCACTACCCGCGGCTATCCACCCTCGGTGTTCGCCAAGCTGCCCGCCCTGGTCGAGCGCGCCGGCAACGGGGCCAAGGGCCGCGGTTCCATCACCGCGTTCTACACCGTGCTGACCGAAGGCGACGATCCGCAGGACCCCATCGCCGATGCCGCCCGCGCCATTCTCGACGGCCACATCCTGCTTTCGCGCCGGGTTGCGGACAGTGGTCTGTACCCCGCCATCGACGTCGAATCGTCGGTCAGCCGCGTGGTCACGGAAATCGCCGACGAACCCTGGCGCCTGCGCATCCGCAAACTCAAACGCCTGGTCTCGGCGTACTCGGCCAACCGCGACCTGATCGCCATTGGCGCGTATCAGCGCGGCAATGACCCGGCCACCGACGAAGCGCTGGAGCGCTGGTCGGAGATCGTTGAATTCCTGGGCCAGGACGTCGGCAAAGCCGCCGACCTGCCGCACAGCCAGGCCGCACTGAAGCAATTGGTGGAAAGAGAGACTCAAGCATGA
- a CDS encoding FliH/SctL family protein, with protein MNNAVRWMAPDLLAQPGLPQDEDFELTGLDPEHEPEPVLQPPTLEEIQQIQDAAEKEGFERGHAEGHAQGQAEVRRLVAQIEGILDNFSRPLVRLENEVVAALGELAVRIAGTLVGRAYEADPALLGQLVHEAVDAVGGASREVEVRLHPDDIAALAPLLQLSPQQRLVPDLSLSRGDLRVHAEAVRVDGTLEARLRGALDAVLRTTGAGA; from the coding sequence GTGAACAATGCCGTACGCTGGATGGCCCCGGACCTGCTGGCGCAACCCGGGCTGCCGCAGGACGAAGACTTCGAACTCACCGGGCTCGACCCCGAACACGAGCCCGAACCGGTCCTGCAACCGCCGACGCTGGAAGAAATCCAGCAGATCCAGGACGCCGCCGAAAAGGAAGGCTTCGAGCGCGGCCATGCCGAAGGCCATGCCCAGGGCCAGGCCGAAGTGCGTCGCCTGGTCGCGCAGATCGAAGGCATCCTCGACAACTTCAGCCGGCCGCTGGTGCGGCTGGAAAACGAGGTGGTCGCCGCGCTGGGCGAGCTCGCCGTGCGCATCGCCGGCACCCTGGTCGGCCGCGCCTATGAGGCCGACCCGGCCCTGCTCGGCCAGCTCGTGCATGAAGCGGTCGACGCGGTGGGCGGAGCCAGCCGCGAGGTCGAAGTGCGCCTGCACCCGGACGACATTGCCGCGCTCGCACCGCTGCTGCAGCTTTCCCCGCAGCAGCGTCTGGTGCCTGATCTCAGCCTGAGCCGCGGCGACCTGCGCGTGCACGCCGAAGCCGTGCGTGTGGACGGCACCCTGGAAGCGCGTCTGCGCGGTGCGCTGGACGCCGTGCTGCGCACCACTGGAGCCGGCGCATGA
- the fliG gene encoding flagellar motor switch protein FliG: protein MSGVQRAAVLLLSLGELEAAEVLRHMEPKEVQKIGIAMATMSDITREQVERVMDQFNTELGSKTSLGVGSDDYIRNMLVQALGSEKAGNLIDRILLGRNTTGLDALKWMDPRAVADLVRNEHPQIIAIVMAHLETDQAADALKLLPERTRVDVLLRIATLDGIPPNALNELNEIMERQFAGNQNLKSSNIGGVQCAANILNFMDSGQDQAILGEISRIDAPLSARIQEKMFVFDDLIDLEDREMQLVLREVSGERLGLALRGADIKVRDKITRNMSQRAAEILLEDMEARGPVRLSDVEAAQREILAIVKRMADEGTVTLGGSAEAML, encoded by the coding sequence TTGAGCGGCGTGCAGCGCGCCGCCGTGCTGCTGCTGTCCCTGGGTGAGCTGGAGGCGGCCGAAGTGCTGCGCCACATGGAACCCAAGGAAGTGCAGAAGATCGGCATCGCCATGGCGACCATGAGCGACATCACCCGCGAGCAGGTCGAACGTGTGATGGACCAGTTCAACACCGAGCTGGGCTCCAAGACCTCGCTCGGCGTGGGCTCGGACGACTACATCCGCAACATGCTGGTGCAGGCGCTGGGCAGCGAGAAGGCCGGCAACCTGATCGACCGCATCCTGCTCGGCCGCAACACCACCGGCCTGGACGCGCTGAAGTGGATGGACCCGCGCGCGGTGGCCGACCTGGTTCGCAACGAGCACCCGCAGATCATCGCCATCGTCATGGCCCACCTGGAAACCGACCAGGCCGCCGACGCGCTGAAGCTGCTGCCCGAGCGTACCCGTGTCGACGTGCTGCTGCGCATTGCCACCCTGGACGGTATTCCGCCGAACGCCCTCAATGAGCTCAACGAGATCATGGAGCGCCAGTTCGCCGGCAACCAGAACCTGAAGTCGTCCAACATCGGCGGCGTGCAGTGTGCGGCCAACATCCTGAACTTCATGGACAGTGGCCAGGACCAGGCGATCCTCGGCGAGATCTCGCGCATCGACGCCCCGCTCAGTGCGCGCATCCAGGAAAAGATGTTCGTGTTCGACGACCTGATCGACCTGGAAGACCGCGAAATGCAGCTGGTGCTGCGCGAAGTCAGCGGCGAACGCCTGGGCCTGGCCCTGCGCGGTGCCGACATCAAGGTGCGCGACAAGATCACCCGCAACATGTCCCAGCGCGCCGCCGAGATCCTGCTGGAAGACATGGAAGCGCGTGGCCCGGTGCGTCTGTCCGACGTCGAAGCCGCGCAGCGCGAAATCCTGGCCATCGTCAAGCGCATGGCCGATGAAGGTACCGTTACCCTGGGTGGCAGCGCGGAGGCCATGCTGTGA